A genome region from Piliocolobus tephrosceles isolate RC106 chromosome 8, ASM277652v3, whole genome shotgun sequence includes the following:
- the LOC111555734 gene encoding 40S ribosomal protein S27-like codes for MDVKCPGCYKITTVFSHAQTVVLCVGCSTVLCQPTGGNARLTEGCSFRRKQH; via the coding sequence ATGGATGTGAAATGCCCAGGATGCTATAAAATCACCACAGTCTTTAGCCATGCACAAACAGTAGTTTTGTGTGTTGGCTGCTCCACTGTCCTCTGCCAGCCTACAGGAGGAAACGCAAGGCTTACAGAAGGATGTTCCTTTAGGAGGAAGCAGCACTAA